A DNA window from Actinomadura coerulea contains the following coding sequences:
- a CDS encoding adenylosuccinate synthetase, which translates to MGHVIVVDLGFGDAGKGTVVDHLCRAGAAEVVVRFNGGAQAAHNVVAPDGRHHTFAQFGSGTFTPGVRTHLSRFVLIDPLALAAEADHLRALGVPDALDRLTVDGEALLTTPYHRAANRARESARGAARHGSCGMGIGETASYALAHDDAPRAADCLSPARLRRRLAAVRDWYRDAFPGGEDVPGADACAEAFTAFAERVRIVGAGHLHALLRAGNVVFEGAQGVLLDEWHGFHPYTTWSTTTSANAETLLAEAGASAARLGVLRAYATRHGPGPFVTEDPALTADLPDPHNGTGRWQGAFRVGHLDAVALRYALEVTGGVDGLAVTHLDVAGARPDLRVCHSYEMDGERVGRLEAGPPDLDRQAALTRRLLAARPVYTPLGDPVATIEDALGAPVVLRSHGPTSSDKRADHFRTTIDLSVR; encoded by the coding sequence CTCTGCCGCGCCGGTGCGGCAGAGGTGGTCGTGCGGTTCAACGGCGGCGCGCAGGCCGCGCACAACGTCGTCGCGCCGGACGGGCGGCACCACACGTTCGCCCAGTTCGGCTCGGGCACGTTCACGCCGGGGGTCCGGACGCACCTGTCGCGGTTCGTGCTCATCGACCCGCTGGCGCTCGCGGCCGAGGCCGACCACCTGCGCGCGCTGGGCGTCCCCGACGCGCTCGACCGGCTCACCGTCGACGGGGAGGCGCTGCTCACGACGCCCTACCACCGGGCCGCCAACCGCGCGCGGGAGTCGGCGCGCGGCGCGGCCCGGCACGGGTCGTGCGGGATGGGCATCGGCGAGACCGCGTCCTACGCCCTGGCGCACGACGACGCGCCGCGGGCGGCCGACTGCCTGTCGCCCGCTCGGCTGCGGCGCCGGCTCGCCGCCGTCCGCGACTGGTACCGGGACGCGTTCCCCGGCGGTGAGGACGTCCCCGGCGCCGACGCGTGCGCCGAGGCGTTCACCGCGTTCGCCGAGCGGGTGCGGATCGTCGGCGCCGGGCACCTGCACGCCCTGCTCCGCGCCGGGAACGTCGTGTTCGAGGGCGCCCAGGGCGTTCTGCTGGACGAATGGCACGGGTTCCACCCGTACACGACGTGGTCGACGACGACGTCCGCCAACGCCGAGACCCTGCTGGCCGAGGCGGGCGCGTCCGCGGCGCGGCTCGGGGTGCTGCGCGCGTACGCGACGCGCCACGGCCCCGGACCGTTCGTCACCGAGGACCCGGCGCTGACCGCGGACCTCCCCGACCCGCACAACGGCACGGGACGCTGGCAGGGCGCGTTCCGGGTCGGCCACCTCGACGCCGTGGCGCTCCGGTACGCGCTGGAGGTGACGGGCGGCGTGGACGGCCTGGCGGTCACGCACCTGGACGTAGCGGGGGCACGTCCAGACCTGCGTGTCTGCCATTCCTACGAGATGGACGGCGAACGGGTCGGGCGCCTGGAGGCGGGACCGCCCGACCTGGACCGCCAGGCCGCCCTCACCCGCCGCCTGCTGGCGGCGCGCCCGGTGTACACCCCGCTCGGCGACCCGGTGGCGACGATCGAGGACGCGCTGGGCGCGCCCGTCGTCCTGCGGTCCCACGGCCCGACCTCGTCCGACAAGCGGGCTGACCACTTCCGGACAACCATTGACCTGAGCGTGCGCTGA